The genome window TGGGAATCTGTGATGTGTGGTTAAAACTATGTTGCTAATTGACAGTTTCCTCAGCAGGGGAGCCTCCTGCTGAAGGAAGCACAGTCTCCTCTCCACGCTCATCTTCCTCCACTCGTCTTACTCCTCGGGAGCTCAGGGGCCTCTGCAGGCTCCatctcacagctgctgcctttaaCCCTTGCTGGatctggggctggagctggagccccAACCTACCCACCTGGGGCTGTGTGTTCTGTTGGGTCTCTCCCAAGCAGGCACACTggccagcacagctggaagccctgggctgcagctcaccTGTAGCCTCCCCATGCCCTCGGAGTCCTCGCTGTGCCTCCGTTTCCCCATCTGTAATTTCAGAGCAGTTGTTTTTGAAGAGCACCCTCACCAGGGTGAGCACAGGGCAGccctcagcagctctgggctcacTGGGCAGGGCAGGAACCCTTCAAGCCCGCAGCCATCGCATCCCCCTTCCTCTGACACCTTCCTAATGGATTATTGCTAATACCCCAGGCTccaaggctgtgctggggaacaCAAACGTTCAGGTGGCTCAGCCCaccccccttcccaccctccatGGCTGTGAGCCCTGGGACCCTCACTCCTGTGCAGCCCCTGGACTAATCCCAGGGCTAAagccacagcccagcctgaCCAGCACACACATTCACTCCCACGCCCACACACACGTACCATGGTCATGGATGTGGGACCACAGAACTATACAGATCCCATCAGGGGATAAATCCCAGGGATAGTTCCTTTTAGCTCCCAAACAAATCCACACCAAATGTTCATGCCATGCCAGGCACGGGCAGCGCGGCTGCCACGGCCACCGCGGGCTCTGCCACATCCAGGGGGTTTCTCCATcacttctccctccttctccactCCAGACCCATTAGCTTTCCAAATTTCCAGAAATGTCACCTTCTCCGTCATGCCTGATGTGCTCTTTCCCTCCTGGGAGGTGtaggaggggaagcaaaaggATTGCCAGTCAGGCCCCTGGATTTCCACAGCTGCTTTGTCTGAGCTAACACACCTGGATTCAGACAGTTTGTAAAGAGCTTTGGAATCTGAAAGCACTGCTTGGGTGACAGATGTTATTGGAAGTTGTAGGTTAAAATGGCAAAAAGCCTGAATAATGAGTCTGGCACTGCAGaaactgggtttgtttggttggtttattTTCCCTCAACTGACTCTAAAAAAATGCATCGAGTCCACCCAAAGATGGCATTTAAAGAAATCCTTTTACAGCTGCCCCCCAAAACCAGTGTGTTTTGTAGAGGTGTCCAGAGGGGAAGGTCAGTTCCTGGCTGCTGACAGGTACATTTCAGAGGAAAGCAGCTCAGAGAGATCCCCCAGCTGCCACATCTCACTTTGAAAAGGGCCTGATGAAAAGACCGACCTCCTGCGTGGTGGTGGCCCTGTCCCATGGCTTGTCACACCTGGTCACTGGggtcaggctggagaggtggttTTCTGGAGACAAGGAGagctccagagcagcagggctctgctctgctggcacGGACACGCATGAGGAACGTTTTCCAAACCACCAGACCCCTCCATGACAGGGAGTGGGacaagtttgtttttaataagctCTGTCCTGAAGCAGCCCCTGTTCATGGGGCTGTGGTTTCTCTCTGATCACAGCACCTGGAACCAGCCCTTTTGGCTGCTTTGTGGCTAAGGCAGCCACACCAGGATCCCTGTGGCACATCCCACACCAGGCACAGCCTCGGGGCTGCTCTTGGGGTGGGCTGAGAAAACCTGTTCCCAtgccccctgtgctggggacgTGCTTACAAGTGACATGGGGCTACAAAGATCACACTTGACACCCCAAGAGCTGCAAGGACATCCCTGGCCAAGACGAGCAAAGGCACAGGGGGGTCAAATCCTGTCCCTGGATGGTTGCCCTGGCTATGGCTGGACATGCTGGACATGCTGGAGGAGTCTTCCACCCCCAAccccctgctgtccctgggtgTGGGAGATGTGTAGCCAGGCTCATCTGGCTCTGTCCTCACCATGTGTCTGCCTCGGAGGCAGGAGTCACATTTTAGGATTGTTTCCTAACTACTTTGGACCCTGCTGGGCCATGCTTGGCAGAACCATAGGAAGGGTGCTTGGTGTGATGGTGGGAGCCAGCACAGTCATCCCAGCATGTCACTTGTACCTGGTGGCAGggacacaggcagggacagcagcttgGCATTGCAGAGAGGCAGGGACACAAACGTGGAGGGGCTGAGGATGATGCTGTGGATGAAGGCACTGAGTGAAGGGCATTGCAAAGGCTGTAGGAAACTGGAGAGGTGTGGGAAAGCCACTTCAGCTTTTTAGATCGTTCATTTATCTGTTGAAGATTGTCCTTACCCCAAGCCTAAAGGTTCATCTACACAGCCAAGAGGCTTTGAGCTGAATCCACACATATGGTAGGGGGAGACAACAGCAATGAGGATTGGAGGTGTGTGTTCTGCACAGATGAGCCGGCAGGACATGCCCCCAGGGGTTGCTAGCTCATGCCCAAATGTGTTTGTCTGCATCCTTGCTGCCAGGTCCCCTCCCAGCCTTGCCAGGGTGTCCTGGTCCCTCTGCCCAGGGCACTACAGGCTctgagcacagctcagcactctgctggaggctgctccccaggcttTGCAGCAGGATGTGGGCTTCACCTGGAGGAAGGCCAGCTACACTTCTTCTCCCTCAGCTGTAGAAGAAGTCGAATTTAGCATCAGTGTGTGGACTGGGAGCTTGGCCCTTTTCCCTCTAGCCTTCCCACTCTGGAGATGCTGCCCACCAGCAGTGCATGTCCCCTCGGAGAGGGGACACCGGCAGAGCTGCACTGCCAGGGCAAGCAGCCCCATCCTCTTCTTACTCCCATTGGatttgcctttttctgtcttgcCAGGTGCTGGCATTGACAGGGCTGAGACCTTTCTCACCTtggcctgggagcagcagaggcagcacccagcaccccctgccccaaCCTGAGAACAGGGCAATTGACTCCAGgtggccaggaggagcagggggagtGAAGCCCTCGGCATAATAAATAGCAGCCCCACACACCACCTGCCTCCcctttttcagctgctttgtaGGCACCCAAACAGCAAGGATTTAGAAGGAGAGGTTTGAAAAGGGACACAGAAAGACTCCAGGCTGGCTTAGAGGGAGCTTCTCCCACGTAGAAGGACGAGGtgagagaaaacatgaaagcatTGGTTGGGAAAAAACAAGCCTTGAAGTGCAGCTTCCAGGGCttgctggtgttttttttttttcccctcacaatTTGTAAACAAGGTAAGTGAAGTATGAGGGTTTAGGTGCTCAAGGGGATCAAGCAAGCAATTCCCTTCCTCATTTCCCTTGGGAGAGGAAGGAGTTGGCTGGGCTTGAAGGTTCCTGGGTGAGGGTTTTGCTCTGTGGGTTCCAGAGAGATGGGAGGAGACATGGCATCTCTCCTCCCGGACAGAAAACAGGTTCTCAGCGACTGCAGTGGTTTTGCAccttaattatttcctttggcTCTGCTACTGGGAATGGTTGTGTCCTTAAAGTTGTTAAAAGggcaaaagagagaggaaaagcaaagctgacaTCCTGTCCGTTGGGTCCAGATGTAGCTGGCAGAGAACAAATGAGCGGGTGCGGGATGGAATCGCTTCGAGAGAAATGTAATGAGCTGGGGATGCAGGCATCTGGTTTCTATCAATCATCATCTGGTGTGATATGCAATGGTAGAGATCATCCTTTTAATGACTctgatgaagaaaaaggagcCCAAACCACACACACGTAACGAGCCAACAAAATTCCAGAGCCTGAGATGTTTGAGCTCTTGAAAAATGTTCTGTAGATGGAAAAATCCCAACAGACACCTCTTCTAATTCACTGTTGTTTgagtgattttatttcttcctttcttttccctctctttttctctggttATATTTAACCTTTGTGTTAAATTAATCTTCTCTGTTTATGAACAGCTACCACTGGGTGagcctccttccctcttttGCTTAGTTTGACAGCTCCAAcgtttgctccaggctggaggtgcctgcttttctccagccctgagaggaggtggctgcaggTCTCTGGCCAGCCATGGATTTGCCTTTCAGCTTGAAGCAAAGATGGGTTGGGTTTCCCTGTTTCACATCCATGTCAATGGAAGTGAGCAGACAGCTCACAGGGTCAAGCACTTGAGCCAGGGGGTGGATGGATTTGCCTCCCTCCAGCACTGCTTCCATCCCTCCTGCAGATCCCTTAGGAAAGGTGCTGGGCTCAGCTCCCGGGGGAGATCAATCACCTTGAGGGTCTGTGAAGTGGAGAAAGGTTGGAAACCAAATATCTGGCTCCTTCACTGGCCTGGTCTCACCCAGGTCGGGGGCTTTTTGGGGTTTAATCCATCTTTTTGCttccaaaagcagcagagaggtaAAGGTGGTGCTATGGGAGGTGCTGGGTTTGGTCCTTCTCTTGGGAGAAGGATGCTGTGATTCCTGGTGAGGCAGTAAGTCCCCTCCTTGCTGCACCCCTTCTGCCAAAAGAGCCTGGCTCGGACCAGGAattttttccagctccttccctggatCTTCACAATGTCATACCCTTGAGTTGAGACCAAACTGAGCTTTTCAGGGACCTTCTGGTGGTTTGGGGCTCAGAGGCTCAGGCATGCACTGACAGGCTGGCAGCCTCCATCCCCTGTGTCAGGGCAGTCTGTGGGCAGCTGGTCTGCAttccagcagcatccctgctcccacccagcaCCTGGGAGATCCCTGCCAGAGACAGAGGGTGAGGGGGGAAAAGATCATCTGGCAGGGATGGTGAAACCCTTAGCACAGACCTCAGTGGGGTGTTCACTGTCAAAGCTGAGGGCATTGATCTTGGGGCTGCAGCAGTTtgtgcagagggacaggatgggTTGGGGGTAAAAGGATGCTGGGGCCAGATGGAAAAAGTTCCACTAAAACacagaggaatatttttttttttcttctggtgggAAACATTCAGGGCAGAAGTCTTGAATCCCAGGGATGATTCTGTCTGGGTGGCACTGACCAGCTCTGTCCCCCAGCCAGGGGACCAGTGTCCATCCCCAACCACCCCTCGCTCCAATGGCCTCTCCCACAGCTCCAAGCTGAACATCCCAGACTGAGCATCCCTGTGGTGacaggagctggaggcagctgggctTGGGAATGATTTCTCCCAACAGATGTGTCAGGAGGAGCTTTGCTGGAGAGGAGGCTGCACGATAACAAGAGGAGTTTTGTTGCAGATTGTCATCCCCCCCTTTCcagcttttaaaagcaacacCTTGTCTCCCCCTTCcaccttccttcctcccccaccctTTCTGCAGCACACTCTTCACACCTCCAAAACCTATTTTGGGTTGTCTGATGGATCCCAGATGCCTCAGGGAAGTGACAGAAGTGGTGGGGTGCTCCAGGCGCTGCTTCTTCCTTGGCAATGCCCCCAAGCTTTGGCAAGCCAAGGGAgcgggggaagggagggagggagggggggaaaggaggatgAAGAAGTGGTAAATGAGCCCAGTCCTCAATATTGGGATTATTTGTGGAGTGGTGAGTAGGGAAGAGGATCCCACCTGGtcctggagagagggagggatgaCTGGGAAAAGGGGTGGGATAAGTTCACATGGTTTGAggtgcctggggaggaggatATGACAgcctgggagaagggaggaggcagctgggtGTCTGTCTGGAGCTGGGGACAATGGGGGAGAGCACTGGGAGCTGTCTGCCACCTCCTGAccacccttccctgcctcccacccaGGAGGAACAGGAAGGGAGAGCCAGTTTggaaggagggagcagagacAGATGTTTGGATGTATGTGGGCATGTGTACAGCACCTGGCACACCTGGGGGGAGTCTCTGTGGATCAGCAACTGTTTTGCCTCTGCCTTGAAGGTCAATATCCAGCTGTGATGTCCTTGTAGCAGATAGGgaaagctgggggaagacatggACCTGCTGATTTTTAAGGCAGCTGAATGCCAGAGCTCCCAGGGAATTCAACAAGGAaaccagccctggctgccttAGATACAAGGAGCTTGTTTCCAGCCTCTTCACCACTCTGAGCTTTGCTTTAACCTCTCAGCCTGCTCTCACCCTCCTCATGGTGTTTTGTCTCTTTCTTGCAGGTTTTTTGTCAACTTCCCATCAGCCAAGCAGTACTTCAGCCAGTTCAAGCACATGGAGGATCCCCTGGAGATGGAGAGGAGCTTGCAACTGCGTAAGCACGCTCGGCGGGTGATGGGGGCCATTAACACTGTGGTGGAGAACCTCAATGACTCCGAAAAGGTCTCCTCTGTTCTGGCCCTGGTGGGCAAGGCCCATGCCCTCAAGCACAAAGTGGAGCCCGTCTACTTTAAGGTAAAGAATGgtagtaaaaaaattatctctgagATGCTTTAGAAGTAAGggagggagctggtgctgcctgtCCTGGCCCAAAGGAGGTTGGCTGGTCGTAGGGGCTCCTCCTCATGTAGCTGCAGTGTCCCACTGCCATGCTGTCCCACCCAGACCACCATGCCCAAACACAGCCAATGCTGCAGCCTCACATACCTCCCCTCTGCTCAGGGAaaccctcctgcctgcagcccctcgGCTCTGGCTGTGTGTCCCTCCTGTCAGCATTCCAGCATGGTAGAAGGGACTCAGTAACTGGGGGTGCCCAAACCTGGGAGATGGTTGAACCTGCAAGCAGCACCCTGTTGTGCCCAGGTCTTGGTTACCTGCCCTGTCTGCCCCCTGGGTTGTCACCAGGCCTGAATATCTGCCAGTCCCACAGAGGGTTGTTATTCCCAGAACTCAGCAACAGGATCAAGTGGCttttgtaagaagaaaaaaaagctaaactTGCTGCTACCTGCTCCCTGGTGACTTACTCACCCTTTGCTGCCCACCTCCCTCCAGAAACTCACCGGTGTCATGCTGGAGGTCATTGCTGAAGAATATGCCAACGACTTCACCCCGGAGGCCCACAGTGCCTGGACCAAGATGAGGAGCCTCATCTACACCCATGTGACAGCAGCATACAAGGAGGTGGGCTGGGCTCAGTACCCCACTGCCACCCTGTGAGCGGCCACGGGGCCGGgcgaggggcagggagggctttGCTCACCCCAGGACTTCACTCTGGTCTCTTCTCAAGATCTTTTGCTCAGTCTGGGTGAGCCCGGTAGGGTCAGCTCTGTCAGCTGCCAAGTCACAATTTGATCTCCACGgggttttaaaaacaaacaaaatcagccaaaaaataataataatgatagaAGCACGAAGggtgtgggtgggtgggggtGAGGCAGTTGCAGGGGATGCTGGAAGGGGATGCAGAGTGCAAGGGGAGACTGTAGGTTGTTGGCTCCATCTTACTGTCCTGGCCTGTCCATCACCACCTCCCACATCCTGCACCTCTCTTGcaccaccccaaaaccccaagctctgctgcacagcagtgaCATGTAGCCCCGTCCACTGATGAACAACTTGACCCTTGTTTTCCACACCAAGCCCCTGGGTCAGCCCAGCTCCTTGCTTTTGGGTGTGCCACGTTCACGGGGACCACTGACTGGCACCAAAGCCAATTTTGCTTTGCACTTTCTCTGCTCCCCTGGCTGGGTGGCAGGGACAATGGCTGCTCCCAGAGCCCCTCTGGGCTCTCCATCACCCTCACCTTTCCTGTCAGCCACAGTCCCTCTTCTTGGCTGGCTGTTGCAAACCCTCCTGGGAATGGAGAAGATGGGAGAGATGTGCTCCCCCAGTgtgggagggcagggaaggtgCCTTTGGGCTGTCTCCCCTCGTGGCTCTGAGCATGGTGTGCAGGTGGGATCCCTGTGCCAGGTGCAGGGACCTGGTGAGCCCACCTgcctcccctcagctcctgctggcagcagggatgtgGGTGAGGATGGGTAAGGGTGGCAGGTGGTGTGCCAGCACCCTGGGAGTTGGCATGTGTAGGTCTGTCTGtccagcagcaggatggtgtggagatgtggggctggggcagctctgccctgcttgGGGTtcaggagggagaagaagatGAAGTGGACATAGGAGGAGGGATTCCTGGGCATGAAGAAAGGTCCCTGGTCTGTTCAAAATGAAATACCTTGTTACATAGAGAATATTCCTGCCCTCCTGGTGAAACTGGGTTCCTTCAAGTAAAGTGCCTGGTAGAAACCAGCCCCTGCAGGAGGTGGGTCCCTCCATGGGGGGCAGTGCCCCTGCCAATGCCTGCCAAAGGGCTCCTTCCCAAAACTGAGATGTGGCTCCCAGAACTCATCCTGCCTCCAGCACCAACTCCTCCTCCTGAAGCTGTGGGTGAGTCTGCTTGgtttctgcctcagtttctcctttgagaagaagggaggaggagcagccctgctgcctcctgcacaCATGTGCTTGGATTTACAGGATATTTTGGGGACTAATTCCCAAAAGATTAGGGATGACACATCAGGTGTGCTAGGAAGCTTTGGCATCCTTGCCACCCAGTGTTTCCCAAAATGTCTCTTACATGTGAAGCTCTTATCTTCAGGGCAATGTTACCTGTTGAAGGGGAAGAGGGGGGTTCTTCTCTGAGATTTCCTCTGGCCTCACTCCCCAACTGCCCTCAGGAGCTGGGAGCTTTCTGGGaacaccagctcctctcctggaTGTTGGCTGGGCAGGCAGTGAGTCCATGGGATCCCCAGGGCACCCATGGGGACACTGCTGGAGGGGGCAGCAGGAACCCAGGCTCACCTcccttccctggagcagccagCCAGAACCTCCTGCTTTGCTCATCTGTGCTTTTAATCATCCCAAGGAAAAAtaggcttgttttgtttgggtttttttacctgttCCTGGTGTTATGCTTCTGTGCCAAGAGGTTCCTctgtcccccagccctggcattGCCAGGGGGGTTGGTCAGCAGTGGGTGCCCACTACCAGAAAATCTCTCTGTGGGGTTTCCCCCTTTCTTCTGCTGGCTCTAACAGTAGGATCCTTCTCAGGATCCATGGGAGCCTGTATGGAGGGGCAAATCCCAGCCCCTCCATCACTCTTGCTGGGATGCTGGCCCATCCCACAGCTGGGCAGTGACCCAGGGACTGCTGCTCaaagcagcagggcaggtgTGCTTGGGGGAAAACATCTCCCGTTCCTCTGGACTTGGTTAGGTGCAGCCAGGTCTTTGTGCCAtcacctgctgccctggctctgggCAAAAGGGAGTCTGGATAGAGCTCTCAACCTCTTGGCTGtgctccccagtgctgccttgcctccctgcagagccctgggcccAGGGTTAGTCCCAGAATGGCTCCAGGACTCCACTAACACTAGTACAGTTGCTCTCTCTGGCCTTGCAGTTCTTCCTTCCCCATCTCCCACAGTAAAACAAGTGGAGAGGAGCAGTGGGGCCAGGAGCCACAGCATGAACTGGGTGTACAGAGAGGGTTGGGTGGCAATAACTGCCAGACATGGCTGCCCTTGGCGTGGCAACGTGCAATGTCAAGGGGCTTCTAAAAGGGACAGGCATGGGGTGACAAGTGATGCCActttgctgctggggtgggctgTCATTTAGCATCAGCACCTCTGAAATTCAGCCCACCAGCCTGCACCCCTGAAGTGCCAGCAGCTGATGCCTCCAGCTCTTATCaaagcagctgctcagcccttGTCCAGCTGGAGGAGGCATCTTTCAAACatcagctgctggctggggcagggtTAGGCCCAGGCAGATGGGAAAAGACCTGTTCAGTCGTTGACTTCACTCCAGTGCAAGACTGGAGAGTGATCACTTGGAGCAAGACTGTTAGATACCATTTTGGGGGCACATCAGGGGGCTCTTGAGCACAGCTTCACCCACGGCTGCCAAAGCCTGGGGCCAGCGAGGCGTGTTTTTGATGAGCTCATGTACTCCCCGtgctctgtggctgctgggccATGGATGTTTCCCTGCAGGGTCGTTTCATCCTTAGACAAAGATCCCACATGAACCTTGGAGGTTAATATTCTCCAGGtggggattttatttttgcagtacaaacccttcctctcccttctcacAACCAAAACCGGGCTCGGCCACGGTCAGCGGGGAAGCAAATTTGGGGTTGGCTGGGAAGTCCCCACTTTCATGCCTGACCCACCCGACTGCCTTGGCTTtgggggagcagcagtgagGTTCCCCCCCACACCTCACCTTTCAACCGGGCTTGGcttctgggtttcttttttgcatCCCTATTAAAAACCAGACCCGTGACCTCGTGCGCCCACGcgtgtgctgggctggggggttGTTTTCCAGGCACATTTTTCTCAAGCAGATCCAGATGTGTGCAGCTGCTGGCCCTCCACGAGCCCGTCCCACCCCCGGCAGCCAAATTACAGGCCGGTCAAATCGATGCGaacaaaaacatgtttatttttaccaGCTCTGTAGGAAGGAAGATGAAGCGGGGAGGGCGGCCGGGGCagagcctggggaggggaggagacgGAGCTCAAGCGACCGCCCCCTCTTTGCCGCCCGCAGCCCAGCAGGAATTGTTTAAATCGGGGAAAATTCTCatctggggagagagagaaaaatgaagaggggaaaaaaaggcaaaaataccATTCCAGCGTGACAGGGCTGATAAATGCTGTgtggaaagagcagaaaagggaGGTTGGGTGTTGGCTCTGAGTGGGACTCTCCAGGCACGTGTGTGCACACGCCTGCACGGCTGCTCCCTCTTACTGCCAGCCCCGTGGTCCCTCCCGAGCCCCCCACAGCCAGCTGGGGACCCCCCTTATCCCCTTTCAGGCCCTGCTCGCTGGGGCTTCACGTTTCACCTTCTGGCACACTTGGGCTGGGTGAGGGCACTGCCCGTGTGCTTTGGGCTCAGCTCTCCTTGGCAGTGGCAGGTAGGAGCCAACTTGCAAAGTGATCCCCCCCAAATTCATGTCCCTTTGGGGACACTTGCTCTTAGCACTCAGCTTGTGTCCCCTCACCCTGGGTTTGATGCTGCCTTTGGCCGGAGGGAACTTGGCACTGGAGGAACGGGGAGCATTAGGTTGGGATGGGACCCCACCCCACTCAGTCCCCCCTGTCCAGCACTCATGGCAAGCCTAGCTCCATATGCAGCTGGACAGACACCCCAACGCCACCGAGGACCTTGTGCCACCACATTGGTCTTCTCTCATGGTGACACAACCCCCCACAGCTGAGGACAGCCCAGCCACGTGCTTGCAGGGGGACTCCTCTTGCATCTCTGCCAGTTTGCTCCAGTTTGCCCCAGTGAAGGGCACCCCAGTGTCTCCCTGCTGTCTGGGGAGGCGCCCAGTGACTTTAGTGGGGACCAGATTTTGGCTGGGTGGCCTCTGGCACGGGAACTGggccttccccagccctgcctgcgGGGCAGCAACCCCCGGGGCACATCTGTGGGTGTGAGGACCACTTGGGGAGGGCCATGCCAGGCAAATGtgagggagggtgggaaggaaaCCCCCCCAACTAACCTTGGACCAACTCATCCCAAAGGGAGGGATAAAACCACCCGCCTGGCTCTGACCTATTTAACAGGCTGCGACGCTAATTATTTTCCATAGCTGAAGTTGTCTCTAATTGTTAGTACGTCTTGACCAGTCCCACCGTGACCCACAGACATGAGCCAGCGTGGTCTGATGTAattccatgtctttcctgttaACTGCTGCAGATACTGTTCCTGTACATGTCTGGGTGCTTCCGTGCTGGTTTTCCACGTGCCGCTCCGTGTACGATGGGTGTAActtgttccttcttttttttttttttttgtaggtttttaGTATGTTTGTAACCAGGCAGAGTGGTGTTATTAAACTGAAACCTGTATCTTCAGTGGATAAATCGATCAAACCCCTCCAGCTCTTCTGGCTTTCTTTCTGGTGGGCTGCCTGAGGGGATGTGGGTGGAGCTGGAATGTGGGGGGCTGCTCCGTGGAGTCTGGGGGTGCCTCGGGGCACAGCTGAGGGAGTtttgcagctgggaaggagcagtAAAGGAAGGAGCTGTGCCCTTCACTGCCCTCCTGCACCAAGGGTGGCTGGAGGCATCTCACTGATGGGCTCAGGTGAGAAGGAGAAGGTCTGCTCCTCCTCTGGGCTCTTTGCTTGGCTTCCAGGTACGTTGTGCAAACCTCTGGGAGGGCTCTTCTTGAATCAGGAGCTGTTCCCGTGCCTTGGCTGGCCCAGACTGCACATGGGGAGGATGAGCTGCACAGAACCAGCCAGGGTCCTTCCCCAACAGGCATCCAAAGGCTGAAGGGCAGCC of Apus apus isolate bApuApu2 chromosome 17, bApuApu2.pri.cur, whole genome shotgun sequence contains these proteins:
- the CYGB gene encoding cytoglobin isoform X1; its protein translation is MEKVQGEMEIERWERSEEISDAEKKVIQETWSRVYANCEDVGVSILIRFFVNFPSAKQYFSQFKHMEDPLEMERSLQLRKHARRVMGAINTVVENLNDSEKVSSVLALVGKAHALKHKVEPVYFKKLTGVMLEVIAEEYANDFTPEAHSAWTKMRSLIYTHVTAAYKEDPPGGGSSAEGTEMGPDT
- the CYGB gene encoding cytoglobin isoform X2; translated protein: MEKVQGEMEIERWERSEEISDAEKKVIQETWSRVYANCEDVGVSILIRFFVNFPSAKQYFSQFKHMEDPLEMERSLQLRKHARRVMGAINTVVENLNDSEKVSSVLALVGKAHALKHKVEPVYFKKLTGVMLEVIAEEYANDFTPEAHSAWTKMRSLIYTHVTAAYKEVGWAQYPTATL